The following coding sequences lie in one Ictalurus furcatus strain D&B chromosome 7, Billie_1.0, whole genome shotgun sequence genomic window:
- the LOC128610656 gene encoding carcinoembryonic antigen-related cell adhesion molecule 5-like, which yields MSLDTWCSFDKITGRFISSGIAALLSPPPTLSTPSINTGGRKETSQRYIIFSVPLPFLVLISLIRVGQAQAVFKPVLSVEPNSPQIFRGETVTLTCRISGGNGSYYWYKDGGYSHRSAENYYIINVGQSHKYSCYGSIDGRFTTDSNEVSLSVIERPKAVLTLQPDGQIFSGQEVTFTCEIRGHADTEWMYNWNKDGVQISSYTESRKYSFTPVESLGAKYTCSGRRKSDSQTSETSNTVTLTVSEKPKPTVRVNPQSSVYTGDRVTLNCNLLSNGWTFLWYKDRVQVAEDTNTLHDTVSNAGETVYQCKARRGNYDSELSDTVTVTVRALPKPVVSINPDEQVYRGETVTLRCDIQDEEDSDWIYSWNKDGSGVSSEQEYRISSAETSHAGKYTCRGRERGGSHSSHTSDAVTLTVSDAAEAVVSVSPLRWLTEGDSVTLSCEVKHSSTGWTFSWYTEVPSRDSQGSLRYSTALLSDSSRRSGGSYTLSPVTVKHTGVYMCRAERGEPVFHTRDSNLQPLWITASESPPVSLIINPSRTQHFTADSLSLSCEDQSDSTGWTVRGYTHSETVSDCSSVSGSTCNISSLSTSHTGVYWCQSESGGRSNPVNITVHHGHVILDSPVHPVTEGHPLTLHCLSRNSKTSASGVDFYKDGSVLQNKTTGEMTISTVSKSDEGFYHCKHPERGESPKSWVSVRDSGSGSSIDIVFVAVGLSLALLFIILLLILRWWHKSIKGKDRDIQQNSNQTPGQNPSQSGAEDSQSGHTPLQTDVHIYAAVENTSDSAAELSGAVYTQVMKKKESYKNKDDDAGLSDVIYTELQLMPQKKAKKNQVKASVEYETVYSQLKQST from the exons ATGAGTTTGGATACATGGTGTTCCTTTGACAAGATAACAGGACGTTTCATCTCTTCTGGCATCGCTGCTCTACTAAGTCCTCCACCAACTTTGAGCACACCATCCATCAACACTGGAGGAAG aaaagaaacaagtcaGCGTTACATCATATTCTCTGTTCCTCTTCCCTTTTTAGTGCTTATTTCACTTATCCGAGTCGGACAAGCTCAAG CAGTGTTTAAACCAGTTCTGTCTGTGGAGCCGAATTCACCTCAAATATTCAGAGGAGAGACGGTTACACTTACATGTAGGATTTCAGGAGGAAATGGATCGTACTACTGGTACAAAGATGGTGGTTATAGTCACAGATCTGCTGAAAATTACTACATTATAAATGTAGGTCAGAGTCACAAATACAGCTGTTACGGGTCTATTGATGGACGGTTCACGACAGATAGCAATGAAGTGTCTCTCTCAGTGATCG AGAGACCAAAAGCTGTTCTGACTCTGCAGCCTGATGGACAGATATTCAGTGGACAGGAAGTCACTTTCACATGTGAAATACGAGGACATGCAGACACTGAGTGGATGTACAACTGGAATAAAGATGGTGTCCAAATATCCTCCTACACTGAGAGCAGGAAATATTCATTCACTCCTGTAGAGTCTCTCGGCGCTAAATACACCTGCAGTGGACGGAGAAAAAGCGACTCTCAGACCTCAGAGACCAGCAACACTGTTACACTCACTGTGtcag AAAAACCCAAACCGACTGTGAGAGTGAATCCTCAGAGCTCCGTCTACACTGGAGACAGAGTTACTCTGAACTGTAATCTGCTGTCTAATGGATGGACTTTTCTCTGGTACAAAGATCGAGTCCAAGTAGCTGaagacaccaacacactccatgATACAGTCTCTAATGCAGGAGAAACAGTGTATCAGTGTAAAGCACGCAGAGGAAACTACGACTCAGAGCTCAGTgatacagttacagttacagttagag CGCTCCCAAAACCTGTGGTGTCCATAAATCCTGATGAACAGGTGTACAGAGGAGAGACTGTCACTCTCAGATGTGACATACAGGATGAAGAGGACTCTGACTGGATCTACAGCTGGAATAAAGATGGTTCTGGTGTCAGTAGTGAACAGGAGTACAGAATCAGTAGTGCTGAAACATCTCATGCCGGTAAATACAcctgtagaggaagagagagaggaggctcacactcctcacacaccagtgatgctgttacactgactgtatcag ATGCAGCAGAGGCAGTAGTGAGTGTGTCTCCACTGCGCTGGCTGACTGAAGGAGACTCAGTGACTCTAAGCTGTGAGGTTAAACACTCCTCTACAGGCTGGACATTCAGCTGGTACACAGAGGTTCCCTCCAGAGACAGTCAGGGTTCCCTCAGGTACAGTACAGCGCTCCTCTCAGACAGCAGCAGAAGATCTGGAGGCTCCTACACTCTCAGTCCTGTTACTGTGAAGCACACAGGAGTTTATATGtgcagagcagagagaggagaaccaGTCTTTCACACACGGGACAGTAACCTACAGCCACTGTGGATCACTG CAA gtgaatCTCCTCCAGTGTCTCTGATCATCAATCCCAGCAGAACTCAACACTTTActgctgactctctctcactgagctgTGAGGACCAGAGTGACTCTACTGGATGGACAGTgagaggatacacacacagtgagacagtgtcTGATTGTTCGTCAGTTTCAGGATCTACATGTAACATCAGCTCCctctctacatcacacactggAGTTTACTGGTGTCAGTCTGAATCTGGAGGACGCAGTAATCCTGTCAACATCACAGTGCACC ATGGTCATGTGATCCTGGACAGTCCTGTCCATCCTGTGACTGAGGGACATCCTCTGACTTTACATTGTTTATCTCGCAACTCAAAGACCTCAGCTTCTGGTGTTGATTTCTATAAAGATGGTTCAGTCCTGCAGAACAAGACTACAGGAGAGATGACCATCAGTACTGTCTCAAAGTCAGATGAAGGTTTCTACCACTGTAAACacccagagagaggagagtcacCGAAAAGCTGGGTTTCAGTCAGAG ACTCAGGGTCTGGATCCAGTATTGATATAGTATTTGTGGCTGTGGGACTGAgtttggccttgctgttcatCATCCTTTTACTGATCCTGCGTTGGTGGCACAAATCCATCAAAG GAAAGGACAGAGACATACAGCAGAACAGCAATCAGACACCAGGCCAGAACCCGAGTCAGTCAGGAGCTGAGGATTCTCAGTCAGGACACACTCCACTTCAGACCG ATGTGCACATTTATGCCGCTGTGGAGAACACAA GTGACTCTGCAGCTGAACTCAGTGGGGCTGTTTATACACAGGTCATGAAGAAAAAGGAGTCATACAAGAATAAAG ATGATGATGCTGGACTCAGTGATGTGATTTACACTGAGCTTCAACTCATGCCAcagaaaaaagcaaagaaaaatcaAG TGAAGGCCAGTGTAGAGTATGAAACTGTTTACTCACAGCTGAAGCAGAGCACATAG
- the LOC128609495 gene encoding Fc receptor-like protein 5 codes for MILFIYFYICCPSDAAEAVVSVSPLRWLTEGDSVTLSCEVKHSSTGWTFSWYTEVPSRDSQGSLRYSTALLSDSSRGSGGSYTLSPVTVKHTGVYMCRAERGEPVFHTRDSNLQPLCITGESPPVSLIINPSRTQHFTADSLSLSCEDQSDSTGWTVRGYTHSETVSDCSSVSGSTCNISSLSTSHTGVYWCQSESGGRSNPVNITVHHGHVILDSPVHPVTEGHPLTLHCLSRNSNTSASGVDFYKDGSVLQNKTTGEMTISTVSKSDEGFYHCKHPERGESPKSWVSVRVLSDGKAPLLVLKLLSSAVAASPYVLVTIILAVKCYRARTDPDEDNRPYRVIEAEVSV; via the exons atgattttatttatttatttttacatttgttgtCCATCAGATGCGGCAGAGGCAGTAGTGAGTGTGTCTCCACTGCGCTGGCTGACTGAAGGAGACTCAGTGACTCTAAGCTGTGAGGTTAAACACTCCTCTACAGGCTGGACATTCAGCTGGTACACAGAGGTTCCCTCCAGAGACAGTCAGGGTTCCCTCAGGTACAGTACAGCGCTCCTCtcagacagcagcagaggatCTGGAGGCTCCTACACTCTCAGTCCTGTTACTGTGAAGCACACAGGAGTTTATATGtgcagagcagagagaggagaaccGGTCTTTCACACACGGGACAGTAACCTACAGCCACTGTGCATCACTG gtgaatCTCCTCCAGTGTCTCTGATCATCAATCCCAGCAGAACTCAACACTTTActgctgactctctctcactgagctgTGAGGACCAGAGTGACTCTACTGGATGGACAGTgagaggatacacacacagtgagacagtgtcTGATTGTTCATCAGTTTCAGGATCTACATGTAACATCAGCTCCctctctacatcacacactggAGTTTACTGGTGTCAGTCTGAATCTGGAGGACGCAGTAATCCTGTCAACATCACAGTGCACC ATGGTCATGTGATCCTGGACAGTCCTGTCCATCCTGTGACTGAGGGACATCCTCTGACTTTACATTGTTTATCTCGCAACTCAAATACCTCAGCTTCTGGTGTTGATTTCTATAAAGATGGTTCAGTCCTGCAGAACAAGACTACAGGAGAGATGACCATCAGTACTGTCTCAAAGTCAGATGAAGGTTTCTACCACTGTAAACacccagagagaggagagtcacCCAAAAGCTGGGTTTCAGTCAGAG TTCTATCAGATGGAAAAGCTCCACTGTTGGTACTGAAGCTCCTCAGCAGTGCAGTAGCGGCCTCTCCGTATGTGCTGGTGACCATCATTCTGGCAGTGAAATGTTACAGAGCTCGAA CTGACCCTGATGAGGACAACAGACCATACAGAGTGATAGAAGCTGAAGTGTCTGTCTGA